AGCGTGATCAGCGCGTTCGTGGTGAACGAGAACAGGCAGACTCTCCACGACCTCGTCGCGGGGGTCGTTGTCGTGCGCTCTCAATAAGCATCGCCCCCAGCGGCCTGTGCCGAAGGGGGCGAATACGCAGGTGCCGGTCGGCTCAGCGACCGCGCATAGCCTTGCGATTGGGGCGAGCGCGCATGGGATCGACGCCTTTGGGGATGGCCTGACGAACGGGATTGGGCAAGGCCCGGAGGCGTCGGCCAATCTCGCCGGCTTCCGCTTTCGTGAGCTCATTCTTCATGGCGGTCAGGTGCCGGTTGAGCTTCGGAAGCGGCACTTCGCCCTCGCCGTGGCCCACATACACCGCGTGCACCGGAACGTTCGGGAACATGCGGTTCATGCGCTTGACTTCCTTACTCATGAGCTTTCGCGAACCACCGCCGGAGCCCTCCGACACGAGTGCAATGCCCTTGCGGCCACTCGCACGAAAAAGCATCGAACGACTGCGAGCATCGAATGCCGCAGGATCCTGCTCAACATTCCACCCTCGCGAAATCTGCTGCATCACGGCAATCGCGGCACCGGG
The window above is part of the Dermabacter vaginalis genome. Proteins encoded here:
- a CDS encoding DUF4191 domain-containing protein; this translates as MARKNTTDAPAKTKKPGRIRQTIDVFKETQAYDRSTAPLMILSIVGLTVLLALIFGAFGHPIYGAFIGLGFGLLLAMIILGRRAQKATYSKIEDQPGAAIAVMQQISRGWNVEQDPAAFDARSRSMLFRASGRKGIALVSEGSGGGSRKLMSKEVKRMNRMFPNVPVHAVYVGHGEGEVPLPKLNRHLTAMKNELTKAEAGEIGRRLRALPNPVRQAIPKGVDPMRARPNRKAMRGR